From the genome of Blautia hydrogenotrophica DSM 10507:
GACCAGGCGGATGTGGATGACTATACTCTGTGTTACGCGGTTCCAGAAGAATGTACGAACATATGGTTCGACGGATGGGTCATGCTAAAGGATGGCATTAAGGGAGACCCTGAAAAGCAACAGGCGGCGGAGGCTTTTATTAATTTCATTTCTCGTCCTGACAACGTAGTGCGGAATATGGACTATATTGGCTATACGTCAGTGATAGCGGGAGGAGATTCAGATCTTATTTTCTCCTATGCAGACTGGTGTTATGGAACGGAAGAGGAAGAGGGGACCGTGGAATATCCGGTTGGATTTTTCTTCAGTGGTGACAATTCAGATCAGGATTATATTATCACTGCGGATGCACAGCAGACGAACCGGCAGCTTTATGCTCAGTATCCACCTCAGGACGTGTTGGAACGAACCGTGGTTATGCAGTATTTTGATCGGGAGAACAATGACAAAATTAACCAGATGTGGGTGAATGTACGCTGCTTTGATTTGACTTCTCTGACGTTCGCTGACTGGGGAAAGATTATTTTTGTGGCAGTAGCGGTGATTGTGGGAATTGTCATTTTTCACAGAAGAGATGATGTTTTCCGGAAGAGAAGATAGAAATGCGGAAAAGCTGCTTTTCTGGGAGGAAAGGAATGATAGATGGAATGAGAGAGAGCTTTTTTGTGGCAGCCTTATCTGTAGGCTGCGGAGGCTTTGTGGGTTCTGTGTTCAGATATTGTCTGAGTCTGATTCAAGTGAGGTGGGAGTTCCCCATGATGACGTTTGTTACGAATATTCTCGGTGCGGTGCTGATTGGGATGATTGCTCAGGCGGCGTTGGTGTTTATCTCAATGCCGCCGAATTTTTTGCTTTTTATGAAGACTGGTGTCTGCGGAGGATTTACGACATTTTCTACGTTTTCTTTGGAGTCGGTTACACTGATTGAAAATCATCAGATTAGGACGGCTGTGCTCTATATAGCTTTGAGTATTCTCTGCTGTGTGGTTGGGGTTCTGTTGGGAAAATGGATAGGGATGAAAGTATTCTCCTGAGTGTCAAGAGAAATTTAAAAATCTTTATGCAATCTTAATAGTCTAATGAGAATCCTAATCAGATTTTAACTGAGAATATGATATTCTAATGAAAAATTAATAGAGCTCAGGTGGGAGACATGTTTTTTAATAAAACAAAAATACAGCCGGGACAGATCATCATCGTGGGATTTGCCGGCACGATTTTAATCGGAGCGTTGTTGCTGATGCTGCCTTTTGCGACGAAAGATGGGAGGGGAGCGGAATTTATCGACGCTCTTTTTACTGCCACATCTGCAACCTGCGTGACGGGATTGGTTGTCTTTGATACGTTTACTTATTGGAGTGTGTTTGGCCAGGTGATTATTCTCCTGCTGATTCAAGTGGGCGGTATGGGAGTCGTCACTATGGCGATCACTATATTTATAGTTACGGGCAGAAAGATTGGTCTAAATCAACGCTTTTTGATGCAGGAATCTATTTCTGCACCTCAGATGGGAGGAATCGTCAGGCTGACAGGATTTATCATTAAATCGACGATTCTGATGGAAAGCGTGGGAGCAATTTTGCTGGCTATTAGATTTTGTCCGCAGATGGGGCTGGGCAAGGGGCTTTGGTTTGCGGTCTTTCATTCTATCACGGCTTTTTGTAATGCAGGATTTGATTTGATGGGAGAAAAGGGGGAATTTTCTTCTCTGACTCATTACGAAGCGGACCCTATTGTAAATCTCACGATTATGTTGTTGATTATCATCGGAGGTATTGGATTTTTTGTCTGGGATGATCTAAGAAAGAATAAATTGAGATTTCGGTATTACCGATTGCAGACGAAACTTGTTCTGGTTACGACAGCTTGCCTCTTGATACTTCCGGCAGTCTATTTTTTCTTTGCCGAATTTGGTAAGTCTGTCTGGGGATTTTCATCGTTGTCTGAGCGGATATGGGCTTCAGTTTTTCAATCTGTTACGCCTCGAACTGCAGGCTTTAATACGGTAGATTTGACGCTGGCAGCGGAACCCACGGTTTTTCTGATTATCGTACTCATGGTAATCGGTGGTTCGCCGGGGTCTACGGCGGGTGGATTTAAGACTACGACGCTGGCGACGGCGATTCTGTGTATCCGTTCGGTGTTTCGTAAACAGGACCATATACAATGTTTTGGCAGGAGGCTTCCTTCTGAGATTATCAGGCATACGACGGCTCTTTGTACTCTGTATCTGATTTTGTTCTTGACGGGAGGAGTGCTGATCTGTTCCTTGGAGGATATACCACTTCTGACAGCTTTGTTTGAGACGGCGTCCGCTATCGGAACGGTGGGGCTGACGCTGGGGATAACTCCGGAGTTGGGGGATGCCTCACATATAATTTTGATACTGCTGATGTATTTTGGACGCGTGGGCGGTCTTACAATGATATACGCGCTGCATGGAGATCAGGTTCCAGTGATGGCTCAGATGCCTAAGGAGAAGATCACAGTAGGCTAAAAAGAGGAGAGAACATTATGAAATCTATATTGCTGGTTGGTTTGGGCCGATTCGGACGACATATGGCGATTAAGTTTAGAGAATTAAGACATGAAGTGTTTGCTATTGACTGGAATGAGGAGCGGGTCAATGAATGTCTGCAATATGTGACAAACGCGCAGATTGGGGACAGCACCAATGAACAGTTTATTGCGTCCTTGGGTGTGAGGAATTTTGATCTTTGCATCGTCACGATCGGTGATAATTTCCAAAGCTCTCTAGAAACTACGGCTCTCCTAAAAGAGATGGGTGGTCGTTTTGTGATTGCCAGGGCCAGCCGGGACGTTCATGCGAAGTTCCTGCTGCGCAACGGAGCTGACGACGTGATTTATCCAGAGCGGCAGATGGCTACCTGGGCGGCAGTACGCTACAGCTCAGACCATGTATTCGACTATGTTGAGCTGACAAAAGAGTATTCGATCTATGAGACTACAGTTCCAACTGCGTGGATTGGAAAGTCGATTTTGGAGTTGGAAGTAAGGCAGCGCTATCAAGTCAATATTCTGGCGACGAAGCATGACGGACAACTGGATTCCTTGCCGGGGCCGGACCACGTGTTCCGGGAATCGGAGAGACTATTTGTCATGGGAAACAACAAACATCTGGCAAAGTTTTTGAGAATCAACTGAAAATGTGAAGATATGGAAGCCCTCACTGCAAAGAGGGCTTTCTTTTTTTGAGCGATAGACCCGGCAAGCGGTGCTGCGTGCTGACGGGGATAATTATTTATAAAAAGTTGATATTTTTTGTAACAAGACGAAGAGAATGCGGATATATATGGGGAAGGAGGTGAGGGAATGCTGGATATGGATGTCGTCTATCAAAGACATGCGGAAATGGTGTTTCGTTTTTTGATGACACTGTGCAGGGATGAGGATACGGCAGAGGAGCTGACTCAGGAGACTTTCTATCAGGCAGTGAGAAGCTCGAAAAAATATGACGGAAGCTGCAAGGTCTCCACCTGGCTCTGTCAGATTGCGAAGCATCTGTGGTTTCGAGAGCTGGACAGAAGGAGGAAGAAGACAAGCCTGCCGCTTCAGGAAGAGATGGTATCCCAAAATTCTGCGTTGGAGGAAAGAGTCTGTATCCAGGAAGAAAAGATGGAGGTATTTCGGAGAGTACACATTTTGGATGAGACCTCCAAGGAGGTTCTCCTGCTTCGGATAACCGGAAGCTTTTCTTTCAGGGAGATTGGTGAGATATTTGGAAAAAATGAGAACTGGGCGCGGGTTACATTCTACCGGGCCAAACAAAAAATAGCGAAGGGAGAGAAGAAAAATGAAATGTGAGATTATACGGGATTTGCTGCCGAATTACCTGGACGGGCTGACTAGCCAGGCCAGCAATGAAGCCATAGAGGAACACCTGGAAACCTGTGCGGAGTGCAGGAGATGCCTGGACTCCATGCGGGAAGAGCTTGTTCTGTCAGAG
Proteins encoded in this window:
- a CDS encoding RNA polymerase sigma factor produces the protein MLDMDVVYQRHAEMVFRFLMTLCRDEDTAEELTQETFYQAVRSSKKYDGSCKVSTWLCQIAKHLWFRELDRRRKKTSLPLQEEMVSQNSALEERVCIQEEKMEVFRRVHILDETSKEVLLLRITGSFSFREIGEIFGKNENWARVTFYRAKQKIAKGEKKNEM
- a CDS encoding TrkH family potassium uptake protein — protein: MFFNKTKIQPGQIIIVGFAGTILIGALLLMLPFATKDGRGAEFIDALFTATSATCVTGLVVFDTFTYWSVFGQVIILLLIQVGGMGVVTMAITIFIVTGRKIGLNQRFLMQESISAPQMGGIVRLTGFIIKSTILMESVGAILLAIRFCPQMGLGKGLWFAVFHSITAFCNAGFDLMGEKGEFSSLTHYEADPIVNLTIMLLIIIGGIGFFVWDDLRKNKLRFRYYRLQTKLVLVTTACLLILPAVYFFFAEFGKSVWGFSSLSERIWASVFQSVTPRTAGFNTVDLTLAAEPTVFLIIVLMVIGGSPGSTAGGFKTTTLATAILCIRSVFRKQDHIQCFGRRLPSEIIRHTTALCTLYLILFLTGGVLICSLEDIPLLTALFETASAIGTVGLTLGITPELGDASHIILILLMYFGRVGGLTMIYALHGDQVPVMAQMPKEKITVG
- the crcB gene encoding fluoride efflux transporter CrcB, producing MIDGMRESFFVAALSVGCGGFVGSVFRYCLSLIQVRWEFPMMTFVTNILGAVLIGMIAQAALVFISMPPNFLLFMKTGVCGGFTTFSTFSLESVTLIENHQIRTAVLYIALSILCCVVGVLLGKWIGMKVFS
- a CDS encoding potassium channel family protein, giving the protein MKSILLVGLGRFGRHMAIKFRELRHEVFAIDWNEERVNECLQYVTNAQIGDSTNEQFIASLGVRNFDLCIVTIGDNFQSSLETTALLKEMGGRFVIARASRDVHAKFLLRNGADDVIYPERQMATWAAVRYSSDHVFDYVELTKEYSIYETTVPTAWIGKSILELEVRQRYQVNILATKHDGQLDSLPGPDHVFRESERLFVMGNNKHLAKFLRIN